The genome window ATTTAAAGATGCTTCTTCTTCATATGAATCAACAACTACTGGAGCCACTGGAGCTATATTAGACACAGGAATAAATCTATCTAATATAGATTTCTCCTGTTTTTTTTCCACTACTTCCTCTTTTTCTTCAACAGGAGGATTTAGTAATAAATCTAATTTTTTATTTTGTTCTTGAACTTTATATTCAAGTTCTTTCTCTCTTAATTCTAATTGCATTTTTGTGATATTTTTTTGCATATCTTCAATATCTGATAAATATCCATCATCTTTTGCCATTAGAGGATGTTCAACGCTTGTATTTGCGAAGTTGCTGAACATACTATCATCTTGAGCATTTGCTTTAAAAGAAACTAAAGCAAGCCCTAAAAGTAATATTGTTGTAGTTTTCTTCATTTTTTTCTCCTTACTATACTATTTTTGATAAACATTTCCTGAAATTTCCCAAGACAGAGTTCTTCCTATTTGCAATGTAACATTGTTAACTGATAAAGCAGGGAAAGATACTAAGTACTTTTTCCAAGCTTCAATAGGATATTTTGTCTTAAAAGAAAACTTAACAGGTTTATAAATTGGTGGAAGAGTAACTGTATTACCATCTCCATCTTTCATAATTCTAGGCTGAGCTTCTTTCAGAGATACTCCTGAAAGTTTAACATCAACGCCAACTTTTGTTTTTAAATCTAAGAATTGCTGAGAAATTTTAGATCCAGATAATAACTCTTCACCTGTAGCAAATTTAAATCTACTATCCATTTTATCTAGAGTTTTTTTCAAAACAGCATTTTCACCTGTAGCACTAAGTGCTAATGAAAATTCTCCTTGGCTAGCTTTTGCTTCAATATCATAAATATAACCACCTGATTTCTCAGCAAAAGCTGTAATAACCTTACCGTCACAAGCAACCTTATTTATGGACCAGCCAAAGATATTGAAAGGCAATGAAGTAATTGCTTTTGAACAGTTATCTATGAAAACACTAGCCTCTGGCATTTTTTTCCATGGATCAATTTCTTTTTTCGCAGCTTCTAATTGCTGTTCTCTACTAATTCTAATTTTTTCAGCTTTTTGCCTTTTATCATCAAAATGATTAAAAGCCATGTAACCACCTATTCCTAGAACTGCTGCTAATAATAAGTAATCCTTATATCTAGCTAATAATGAATCAGCTGAAGCCAATTTAACTTTAGAAAAGTTTGTTATTAAAACATCTAAATCAGTTTCTTTACTATTATCTATATTCCAAGAAGCTGGAGCGAATTTGATAAAATCTCCTCTAATATCAGCAGAGAATTTCATCATCACTTCTTTTGCTTCTTCTTCTGTATCATAGAAGGCATCTCCATATGGCATAATCATATCATTTTTAGTCATACCAAACCACCATCTGTCACCAAGATTAAAAGCACCTATAAAGTTACTTCCAACATTTTCTGTAACAGCGATAGCCAAAGATCTCATACCAGCTCTATGTCCAGCAGATTTCCAGCCTAAACCATACTGAGGTGGAGTACTTTGTCTAATACAGAAAAAATCAGCACCAACCCCTTCGCTTTTAGCTACATTGCAAGCCTCTTGCATAGCATGACTAGGGTCATCAACAGGATCCCACATCAAACCAACAGCAAAAAATGTGCCATTTACTTTTGTGACTCCTGATTTTTTTATTCTATCTATTTCGTTTAACATAATAAACGCCCTATCTTTGTTAGTTTAAACCTTACTCTATAACTCTTGGAGTTATCATAATTACTAATACTTCTTTAGCTATGTTTCCGTATTTTCCACCACCGAATAAATAATTATTTGGGTTTCCTGTACCTGATCTTTCTGAAGCATTAATAATTTTATCATAACCAGCTAATACTAAAGTATTTCCTGATTTTAGTTTAATATTTTGCAAGAAATCTCTTGAAACAACTGTAGGAAGTTGTATAAATGAAGGTGAATCTTTATCTCCAAATTCAACAACTTTTAAACCAGATCTCTCAGAAATTGACATTGAATATTGCATCATGATTTCACCATTAGCTAAAATTCTTGGCAAAACATTCATTACAAAACCAGTTGTTATATCTCCTGGCGTTGCTGACGATGTAACAACACCATCATCTACAGATTGTTCAACTTTTCTTACATAAGCTTCTCTTGTAATAATTTGTAGAGGAACAGTATGGTTATTAAGAGTTGTAACTGTAGAGTTTGTTACTTGTGATTTATCAAATTTTTCTGACAAAGCCTTTAAGATAATATTTGCTGTATTTTCTCCTGAGTTTGAAGAAAATTTTGATGTCATAGAGCTTAACCCTGTTACTTCTGTTAAGTTTCCTTTTGGACCAGACCATTCAAAGCTAAACTTATCAGATACATTCTTAAGAGCAGCTGTAAAGTCAGTTTGGAAAGTATCTAGCTCACTTGTAACTATAGACATAACATTTACATCAATTACAACTTGTCTTGATAAAATCTCGTTTTGTTTTTTAACCAAGTTTTCAACTTTTCTAATTGCTAGAGGAGAAGATGTAATAGTTAAAGTTCCTGTTGATGGAGACATTGCATAAGTTGACCCCTCTGGAACCATTGACTTAATCACTTCTTCAATTTCTTCCCAAACACTTAGAGAGGCTGTAACCTCTACAGTGTTATCTGTTCCTGATTGAGAGCTCTCACCTCCACTACCTTTTCCAGTTGATGCTTCTGAACTATCAGACTCTGATGTAATTTCAGAATTCACTTCTGTTTTTGAAGGTAAAGAGTATAGAGCTAATGTTCTTGTTACATATTTAGATAAGTAAATTACATTTTCTCTGTGTTCCCAAAAAACATCAAATTTTGTAGATAATTGGTTTAAAAGCCCCACAAAATCACCACTATAAGAAATAGTCATGCTTTTTGATGAGCTATCTGCAGATGATAAATCTAAAGCCTCATCTGAACTATCACTTGAAGATGTTGTACTTTCTGCATCTCTTACAACAAATCTCATACCTGTCATACCAGACAAATCAGAAGCAATCTCATTAAGAGTTTGTTCTTCTGTACTCATATAAGTTATGTTACTATATTTATTAGGTAGAGGATCTCCATTTTGCTGAC of Alphaproteobacteria bacterium contains these proteins:
- the pilO2 gene encoding type 4b pilus protein PilO2, translated to MLNEIDRIKKSGVTKVNGTFFAVGLMWDPVDDPSHAMQEACNVAKSEGVGADFFCIRQSTPPQYGLGWKSAGHRAGMRSLAIAVTENVGSNFIGAFNLGDRWWFGMTKNDMIMPYGDAFYDTEEEAKEVMMKFSADIRGDFIKFAPASWNIDNSKETDLDVLITNFSKVKLASADSLLARYKDYLLLAAVLGIGGYMAFNHFDDKRQKAEKIRISREQQLEAAKKEIDPWKKMPEASVFIDNCSKAITSLPFNIFGWSINKVACDGKVITAFAEKSGGYIYDIEAKASQGEFSLALSATGENAVLKKTLDKMDSRFKFATGEELLSGSKISQQFLDLKTKVGVDVKLSGVSLKEAQPRIMKDGDGNTVTLPPIYKPVKFSFKTKYPIEAWKKYLVSFPALSVNNVTLQIGRTLSWEISGNVYQK
- a CDS encoding secretin N-terminal domain-containing protein, which gives rise to MIKKSIIALSCVLLATTGCSDLQKRAKSSVSSQDTVAAQRLKKYRDASDAYKNVSSVRHSDRVWLGSRGYRQQNGDPLPNKYSNITYMSTEEQTLNEIASDLSGMTGMRFVVRDAESTTSSSDSSDEALDLSSADSSSKSMTISYSGDFVGLLNQLSTKFDVFWEHRENVIYLSKYVTRTLALYSLPSKTEVNSEITSESDSSEASTGKGSGGESSQSGTDNTVEVTASLSVWEEIEEVIKSMVPEGSTYAMSPSTGTLTITSSPLAIRKVENLVKKQNEILSRQVVIDVNVMSIVTSELDTFQTDFTAALKNVSDKFSFEWSGPKGNLTEVTGLSSMTSKFSSNSGENTANIILKALSEKFDKSQVTNSTVTTLNNHTVPLQIITREAYVRKVEQSVDDGVVTSSATPGDITTGFVMNVLPRILANGEIMMQYSMSISERSGLKVVEFGDKDSPSFIQLPTVVSRDFLQNIKLKSGNTLVLAGYDKIINASERSGTGNPNNYLFGGGKYGNIAKEVLVIMITPRVIE